One region of Acidimicrobiales bacterium genomic DNA includes:
- a CDS encoding helix-turn-helix domain-containing protein, whose product MIPLSQLNYARARFLTVGEVAEMLRVSSMTVYRLINSGELPAVRIGKSFRLREEDVDKYLADRYTEAG is encoded by the coding sequence GTGATTCCACTGTCGCAACTCAACTACGCGAGGGCCCGCTTCCTCACCGTTGGTGAGGTGGCGGAGATGCTGCGCGTCTCCAGCATGACCGTCTACCGGCTCATCAATTCCGGTGAGCTCCCGGCCGTTCGGATCGGCAAGTCCTTCCGGCTCCGGGAAGAGGACGTCGACAAGTACCTGGCCGATCGCTACACGGAGGCCGGCTGA
- a CDS encoding SAM-dependent chlorinase/fluorinase, whose amino-acid sequence MSDYGRADEFVGVVHSVVLSLCRRARIIDLSHEVPAHDVRAGAAMLRRAAPYLVPGVILAVVDPGVGGKRRRVVLDCGRWQLVGPDNGLLVAAAGMLGGIRRAVEATDPGWWLPRPAMTFDGRDIFGPLAAHLCLGVDAERLGPRIDPGGLERFPDPVVGRTAEGALLCEVDSVDRFGNVGLTARPPDLPGSETGELSVRTGAGGTNHPARRVMSLAELGADELGVLTDSTGHLALVLDRAQAATRLAVSPGDRIEIGPWPPVSR is encoded by the coding sequence ATCTCCGACTACGGGCGCGCCGACGAGTTCGTCGGGGTGGTCCACTCCGTGGTCCTCTCGCTGTGCCGGCGGGCCCGCATCATCGACCTGAGCCACGAGGTGCCGGCCCACGACGTGCGGGCCGGGGCGGCCATGCTCCGGAGGGCGGCCCCCTACCTCGTGCCCGGGGTGATCCTGGCCGTGGTCGACCCCGGCGTCGGGGGGAAGCGGCGGCGGGTTGTCCTCGACTGCGGCCGCTGGCAGCTGGTCGGGCCGGACAACGGGCTGCTCGTGGCGGCGGCAGGGATGCTCGGCGGGATCCGCCGGGCGGTGGAGGCGACCGATCCCGGGTGGTGGCTGCCCCGGCCGGCCATGACCTTCGACGGACGGGACATCTTCGGGCCGCTGGCCGCCCACCTGTGCCTCGGCGTGGACGCCGAGCGGTTAGGGCCCCGCATCGATCCCGGGGGGTTGGAGCGCTTCCCGGACCCGGTCGTGGGCCGGACCGCCGAGGGGGCCCTGCTCTGCGAGGTCGACAGCGTCGACCGGTTCGGGAACGTGGGCCTGACTGCCCGTCCGCCGGACCTGCCCGGCTCGGAGACGGGAGAGCTCTCGGTCCGGACGGGGGCGGGCGGGACCAACCATCCGGCGCGGAGGGTGATGTCGCTCGCGGAGCTCGGGGCCGACGAGCTCGGGGTACTGACCGACTCGACCGGTCACCTGGCGCTGGTGCTCGACCGGGCCCAGGCGGCGACGCGGTTAGCCGTGTCCCCCGGCGACCGGATAGAGATAGGCCCGTGGCCCCCGGTGAGCAGGTAG